The following proteins come from a genomic window of Geomonas sp. RF6:
- a CDS encoding phosphoglycerate kinase has translation MAIRYIDEIGNLAGKKIFMRVDFNVPLDDSRNITEDTRIRAVLPTINYVLGQNAKVVIASHLGRPKGEKNPKYSMAPAAKRLSELIGKEVKLAPDCIGDEVKGIVDAMQPGEVVMLENVRFYPGEEKNDQEFAKALAGNCEVYVNDAFAVSHRAHASVEAITGYLPVVTAGFLMKNEMNYFEKAMTNPERPLVAILGGAKVSGKIEVLDAFCDKVDKIIVGGGMAFTFLKAFGKSVGNSLVEDTLIDTSLNTYKKAQEKGIKFYLPVDCVVADKFDANAEKKTVSVDEIPDGWMALDIGPESVKEFAEALKDAKTIVWNGPMGVFEMDAFAKGSFDMVTAVTGTNALTIVGGGDTDVLVNRAGAASKVSYISTGGGAFLELLEGKILPGVKALEEKGK, from the coding sequence ATGGCAATCCGCTACATCGATGAAATCGGGAATCTGGCAGGGAAGAAGATCTTTATGCGGGTCGACTTCAATGTACCGCTGGACGACAGCCGCAACATCACCGAAGACACCAGGATCCGTGCGGTCCTTCCGACCATAAACTACGTGCTCGGACAGAACGCGAAGGTCGTGATCGCCTCGCACCTCGGGCGCCCCAAAGGTGAGAAGAACCCGAAGTACTCGATGGCGCCGGCCGCGAAACGCCTGTCGGAACTGATCGGAAAAGAGGTGAAGCTCGCTCCCGATTGCATAGGGGACGAAGTCAAAGGGATCGTCGACGCAATGCAGCCCGGTGAAGTGGTGATGCTGGAGAACGTACGCTTCTACCCCGGTGAGGAGAAGAACGACCAGGAGTTCGCCAAGGCGTTGGCAGGAAACTGCGAGGTGTACGTGAACGATGCCTTTGCCGTCTCGCACCGCGCCCATGCCTCCGTTGAAGCGATCACCGGCTACCTCCCGGTGGTAACCGCGGGCTTCCTGATGAAAAACGAGATGAACTACTTCGAGAAGGCGATGACAAACCCTGAGCGCCCGTTGGTGGCGATCCTCGGCGGCGCCAAAGTCTCCGGCAAGATCGAGGTGCTCGACGCCTTCTGCGACAAGGTGGACAAGATCATCGTCGGCGGCGGCATGGCCTTCACCTTCCTGAAAGCATTCGGCAAGAGCGTCGGCAATTCCCTCGTCGAGGACACCCTCATCGACACCTCTCTCAACACCTACAAAAAGGCACAGGAGAAAGGGATCAAGTTCTACCTCCCCGTGGACTGCGTGGTGGCGGACAAATTCGACGCCAACGCCGAAAAGAAAACCGTCTCCGTCGACGAGATTCCCGACGGCTGGATGGCCCTCGACATTGGGCCCGAGTCGGTGAAGGAATTCGCCGAGGCGCTGAAGGACGCAAAGACGATCGTGTGGAACGGCCCGATGGGGGTCTTCGAGATGGATGCCTTTGCAAAGGGCTCCTTCGACATGGTGACCGCCGTGACCGGCACCAACGCCCTCACCATCGTCGGCGGCGGAGACACCGACGTGCTGGTAAACCGCGCGGGCGCAGCCTCCAAGGTGAGCTACATCTCCACCGGCGGGGGCGCATTCCTGGAACTGTTGGAAGGGAAAATCCTTCCCGGCGTAAAGGCGCTTGAGGAAAAGGGGAAGTAG
- the tpiA gene encoding triose-phosphate isomerase, with protein sequence MRKPVIAGNWKLFKTKDEALALITELASKVKGVTQVEIIVAPVFTVLPTVKTALSGTDIALSAQDVFWEEEGAFTGEVSPRMLLDAGCSHTIIGHSERRQYFSETDETVNKKMKASLKGGLIPIMCIGETLDEREGGKTFEVLERQIRGGLADLPAEVVKPVIVAYEPVWAIGTGKVATEGQAQEAHAFIRGVLADIFGRGTADATRILYGGSVKPDNAKGLMACADIDGALVGGASLKGDTFASIVRYNE encoded by the coding sequence ATGAGAAAGCCCGTAATTGCCGGCAACTGGAAGCTTTTCAAGACCAAAGACGAAGCCCTCGCCCTCATCACCGAGCTGGCGAGCAAGGTGAAGGGAGTGACGCAGGTGGAAATCATCGTGGCACCGGTCTTCACCGTGTTGCCGACTGTTAAGACCGCCCTTTCCGGGACCGACATCGCCCTCTCCGCCCAGGACGTCTTCTGGGAAGAGGAAGGCGCCTTTACCGGCGAGGTTTCCCCCCGCATGCTCCTCGATGCAGGGTGCAGCCACACCATCATCGGGCACTCGGAGAGGCGCCAGTACTTCTCCGAAACGGACGAGACGGTGAACAAGAAGATGAAGGCATCGCTGAAGGGGGGCTTGATCCCTATCATGTGCATAGGAGAGACGCTCGACGAGCGCGAGGGAGGAAAGACCTTCGAGGTGCTGGAAAGGCAGATCCGTGGCGGACTGGCCGACCTCCCTGCAGAGGTGGTGAAGCCTGTCATCGTCGCCTACGAACCGGTATGGGCCATCGGCACCGGGAAGGTCGCAACCGAAGGGCAGGCGCAGGAGGCACACGCCTTCATCAGGGGGGTGCTCGCCGACATCTTCGGCAGGGGGACCGCCGATGCCACCCGCATCCTCTACGGCGGAAGCGTGAAACCGGACAACGCCAAGGGGCTCATGGCATGCGCGGACATAGACGGGGCGCTTGTTGGCGGCGCCAGCCTGAAGGGAGACACCTTCGCCTCAATCGTACGCTACAATGAATAA
- the secG gene encoding preprotein translocase subunit SecG → MIYVLITLHVIVCFALIVIVLLQSGKGAEMGASFGASGSQSVFGAGGGNTFMSKLTTSAAVIFMLTSLTLAYLSGQGGGSSIMSSRTAPKAKPAPMGGLPLQQKPATPAGPGAVPAKPNTAPVQPATTPVAPAAPAAK, encoded by the coding sequence ATGATTTACGTACTGATAACACTGCACGTCATTGTTTGTTTCGCACTCATCGTAATTGTACTGCTGCAGTCCGGTAAGGGTGCCGAAATGGGCGCCTCTTTCGGTGCCAGCGGCAGCCAGTCTGTATTTGGCGCCGGTGGTGGCAACACTTTCATGAGCAAGCTCACGACCAGTGCAGCTGTCATCTTCATGCTTACCTCGCTGACCCTCGCCTACCTTTCCGGTCAGGGTGGCGGCTCCTCCATCATGTCTTCCCGCACGGCACCGAAGGCGAAACCTGCCCCGATGGGCGGGCTTCCGCTGCAGCAGAAGCCGGCAACCCCTGCGGGCCCAGGCGCCGTACCTGCGAAGCCGAACACCGCACCGGTACAGCCGGCAACTACCCCGGTAGCACCGGCAGCACCCGCAGCAAAGTAG
- a CDS encoding sigma-70 family RNA polymerase sigma factor: MECNVINEDVIGERLPFFVDTEQDLELVADELSEEAEEVLCDDVEEIAPEMEGCNDVIKLYLLEVRRTKLLSAEEERELARKIALGDKSAREKMILANLRLVVSISKRYMNRGLPFADLIEEGNLGLMKAVDRFRVEKECRFSTYATWWIRQAVERALVNQSRTVRLPVHIAEEVSRMNRVATALRVKLKREPSIREIAAELSCDEGNVRKLMVYMRKAYSLDVPRGEDTDQSLMETLEDTSTASPATLSEDASSFRAVADLLETFSETERTVLRLRFGLNDEEPQTLDTIGQRFGVTRERIRQIEAKALQKLRSLIDAPRQPMACSCN, translated from the coding sequence ATGGAATGCAATGTGATCAATGAGGATGTGATCGGCGAGAGGCTCCCCTTTTTCGTCGATACGGAGCAGGATCTGGAGCTCGTGGCGGATGAACTTTCCGAAGAAGCGGAAGAGGTCCTCTGTGATGACGTGGAAGAGATCGCCCCGGAGATGGAAGGGTGCAACGACGTCATCAAGCTTTACCTCCTGGAGGTCCGAAGGACAAAGCTCCTCTCCGCAGAGGAGGAAAGGGAACTTGCCCGGAAAATTGCCCTGGGAGACAAGAGCGCGCGTGAAAAGATGATCCTGGCGAACCTGCGGCTCGTGGTCAGCATCAGCAAGCGGTACATGAACAGGGGGCTCCCCTTTGCCGACCTCATAGAGGAAGGGAACCTGGGGCTCATGAAGGCGGTGGATCGCTTCCGGGTGGAGAAGGAATGTCGCTTCTCCACCTATGCGACCTGGTGGATCAGGCAAGCCGTGGAAAGGGCCCTGGTGAACCAGTCCCGCACCGTGAGGCTTCCGGTACACATAGCCGAAGAGGTGAGCAGGATGAATCGCGTCGCCACAGCCCTGCGAGTGAAACTGAAGCGAGAGCCGTCGATCAGGGAGATCGCCGCGGAACTTTCCTGCGACGAAGGGAACGTGCGGAAGCTGATGGTGTACATGAGGAAGGCGTACTCCCTCGATGTCCCCCGCGGAGAGGATACCGACCAGAGCCTGATGGAGACGCTGGAAGACACCTCGACCGCCTCCCCTGCGACCCTTTCCGAGGACGCCAGCAGCTTCCGTGCAGTGGCCGACCTACTGGAGACCTTCTCGGAGACGGAGAGGACAGTCCTGAGGCTTCGCTTTGGGCTGAACGACGAGGAACCGCAGACGCTGGATACGATTGGGCAGCGCTTCGGCGTCACCCGGGAGCGCATCCGCCAGATAGAGGCGAAGGCATTGCAGAAGTTGCGGTCCCTCATCGACGCCCCGCGCCAGCCGATGGCCTGCTCCTGCAACTGA
- a CDS encoding aldehyde ferredoxin oxidoreductase family protein: MDKIYRVNMTDQTCKLETVPAEWAPHGGRGLTSTIVAAEVPPTCDALGPNNKLVFAPGLLTGTAAAQSGRLSAGAKSPLTGTIKESNAGGTAAQQLARLGIKAIIIEGKPADNKWYSLHVTNSGITVQEENELVGKGNFAVIEALEGRLGKKIGVISIGQAGEFLMTASNISVKDPDSKIRSHGRGGLGAVMGSKRIKFISVDDAGAPGVVVSDPDKFKVAARTFAKALLDHPVSGQGLPTYGTNVLVNILNEAGGLPTRNFTTGQFEFHDKISGETMHDIIAARGGKTKHGCHPGCVIQCSQVYPDPEGKYLTSGFEYETIWGLGADCCINELDDIAKADNIMDDIGVDSIETAVMFGVAMEAGILPFGDGKGVQRLLTDEIAVGTPLGRILGNGAGSVGRTYGVVRTPVVKNQGIPAYDPRSVKGIGVTYATSTMGADHTSGYTIATNILNVGGHVDPLKKEGQVELSRNLQIATAAVDSTGMCIFVAFPALDIPECLPALIDMLNARFGINLTGDDVIALGKYILKTEHEFNRKAGFNNAHDRLPEFFKYEPVAPHNALWDFSDEELDEFWNF, encoded by the coding sequence ATGGATAAGATTTATCGCGTCAACATGACGGACCAAACCTGCAAGCTTGAAACCGTTCCCGCCGAATGGGCTCCACACGGCGGGCGCGGTCTGACATCCACCATAGTGGCCGCCGAGGTGCCGCCGACTTGCGACGCACTCGGACCCAACAACAAACTCGTTTTTGCTCCGGGCCTTCTGACCGGTACTGCAGCCGCTCAAAGCGGACGCCTCTCGGCAGGGGCAAAGAGCCCCCTCACTGGAACGATAAAAGAGAGTAACGCAGGGGGGACTGCCGCTCAGCAGCTGGCACGGCTGGGGATAAAGGCAATCATCATCGAGGGGAAACCCGCCGACAACAAGTGGTACAGCCTCCACGTCACCAACAGCGGCATCACCGTTCAGGAAGAGAACGAACTGGTGGGGAAAGGGAATTTCGCCGTAATCGAGGCATTGGAAGGGCGCCTCGGGAAGAAAATCGGTGTGATCAGCATCGGCCAAGCCGGTGAGTTCCTCATGACCGCATCGAACATTTCCGTGAAGGACCCGGACTCCAAGATCCGTAGCCACGGCCGTGGCGGGCTCGGCGCAGTCATGGGGTCGAAGCGGATCAAATTCATATCTGTAGACGACGCCGGCGCTCCGGGCGTGGTGGTGTCCGATCCCGACAAGTTCAAGGTTGCGGCAAGGACCTTCGCGAAGGCACTTCTCGACCACCCCGTCTCCGGGCAGGGACTCCCGACATACGGCACGAACGTCCTCGTCAACATCCTGAACGAGGCGGGCGGGCTACCGACCAGGAACTTCACCACCGGACAATTCGAATTCCACGACAAGATCTCCGGCGAGACGATGCACGACATCATCGCCGCCCGCGGTGGCAAGACGAAACACGGCTGCCATCCGGGGTGCGTCATCCAGTGCTCGCAGGTCTACCCGGACCCGGAAGGGAAGTACCTGACCTCCGGTTTCGAATATGAGACCATCTGGGGGCTCGGTGCGGACTGCTGCATCAACGAGCTCGACGACATCGCGAAGGCCGACAACATCATGGACGACATAGGCGTCGACTCCATCGAGACGGCCGTCATGTTCGGCGTCGCCATGGAGGCGGGGATACTCCCCTTTGGGGACGGGAAGGGGGTGCAGCGGCTCCTCACGGACGAGATCGCCGTGGGGACACCCCTTGGCCGCATCCTCGGTAACGGCGCCGGCTCCGTTGGGCGCACCTACGGCGTGGTACGGACTCCTGTGGTGAAAAACCAGGGTATTCCTGCCTATGACCCGCGGTCGGTGAAGGGGATCGGTGTTACCTACGCAACGAGCACCATGGGTGCCGACCACACCTCCGGCTATACCATCGCCACGAACATCCTGAACGTCGGCGGTCACGTCGATCCGCTGAAAAAAGAAGGGCAGGTGGAACTCTCCAGAAACCTCCAGATTGCCACCGCTGCTGTCGACTCGACCGGGATGTGCATCTTCGTCGCCTTCCCGGCACTGGATATCCCCGAGTGCCTGCCGGCCCTGATCGACATGCTCAATGCACGCTTCGGGATCAACCTGACCGGTGACGACGTCATTGCGCTCGGGAAGTACATCCTGAAGACCGAGCATGAGTTCAACAGGAAGGCGGGGTTCAACAACGCCCACGACAGGCTCCCCGAATTCTTCAAGTACGAGCCGGTCGCGCCGCACAATGCCTTGTGGGACTTCAGCGACGAGGAACTGGACGAGTTCTGGAACTTCTAG